The genome window caagtgaccacgaaagccttaacaattttgcactAAACACAGAGATCATACTACCATTTTAAGATGTTATATTGACCAGTAATGAATATGCACATTGATCTTTCATCTGAGTGGCAGAATAGTCAGTGTTTAGCATAATATGGGTCAGCAGAATTCAGTGGAACCAAACTTGACAAACAATACCATCATATCAGGACAGCACAATAAACATTTACTGATTCTTTCCATTAAATTACACTCGGTAATACTGTTTTGAAATCAAGCCCGAGATGCAATATCCTTATGCATTAATACTACTGCATCAACTTTGCATAAACACCAGATGAGAATACACTAGTAAGTCCAACAATGATCATCGTATCTCACTTTATCTGCCGTCACTATAACGACTTGatagcactgagatgttgaaaatattATCTTCACATTATGAAATTcgtagtaataatatatataattttttaattatatgttCTCTGATCTACACTAGTTCTCAGAGTTCCCCTTCCCTTCCAAAAAGGTCTGTAATACTTGTTTCTAATTATATACAACCTGTGAAAATAAATTTTGTTCCTGTTAatcaagaagtaaaagaaacaAGGATGAaggtgctatattcaaaagttattgTACTGACAAAAGTTTTGACTTTATTAAAATTAATTGCAATAGAACAACATGTTCTTGTTTCAGAAACATAATGAATACTTGGTCAACAGGCAGTTCTGTCTGTTCAGTGTATAGTTATCTTCGGAGTGACATAATTTAATCAACTAAACTGATTACATATTTGATCTGTAACATCATTTAACTCACTGTAAATAAATCAATGAGAGCAGgtacttaataaaaagaaaatgcacatagctAAGAATACAGAGATTGACCTGTAGGGATCTAACTAAAAATTTCTTTCAGTTAAATTAATTTAGAGTATGTGTAATATATATTACTGTATAATGTGTAATTTaagtcctgaaaaattttattaaatgatttgattTCACAATACTCAAACAATTTTTCTATAAATATAAAGTTTGAAATGAATGTCAAAGGACTTTGACAACCACGAACTTCTAATGACTGTGGCACAGAACAATAGGAGTGCTCAGTCTTTCAGAAGACAATGTCAACATAAAATACATATACAAATCAAAGTATCTCAGTCTAACGCAGTTGCAACACAGCACACAAGGCAGAGCATAATCTTCTTCACTGTCCGAGCTCCACATTTATGGATGAGACATCATTGAAGGATGCACTTTTCCATGTTGACACAGACTAGAAGGTTCTTCTTGTGTCCACTCAGAACAATGCACGCTCTCCAGATGTATTTTGGGAATGGAATCAGCTCAAGTATCTATTTTGATGAGCTGTTGTAGTGGGGTTTACTTCTTCACAGAGAAGCCATCACCTGTGGGGTCGAGGATCCAGGGATAGTTGTTGGGGCACTCCATGCACGTGAAGAGGCGCAGTGTCTCACCAGGAAGCTCACGTGTCGTCAGTGGGCAAGCGTTGGGCAGTGAACAGTATGGTTGACCCTTCACGTCACACTTTTCCTTCCATTCCTGGAAGTCTCGAAGCCCAGTCAGCTCTGTGGGGTTTTGCATCCACTGGATCACCTGTATAGAAGATCAAGTGTGATTAGCTGTTCCATTAGTGTAATGTGCAAATGTTTGTCACTACCTTCCAAtgaattttcagttttttcagataTTGATACTTATGTACGAAGATATTTTAAAAAGAATTCGTAACTCTGGGTTAAAGTAGGATCCTGATTTCAGGCAGTGAGTTGATGTTGTGTATGCTGTACATAAGTCACTCAGAACACTCTTTTTCTTGCAGAACAGGAAATGAACATCTAACTTCATGTTACTTTCTGATGAAAATATATACCTTTGTGAGCAAGTCATTCATTGAATTATGTTGCTAAAACATTAATCTGACTTAGTGATACACTCAGGATCTGTTCTGTCTATAACTACAATTTAATctacatttgtcattttcctttACTCAGTTGCTTATCAGTTTACAGTAAGTATTAGATGTAAATTGTATAAGGAGAGCTGGAGGTACCAAAAAAACAGCGCAAATCACTCAAATTGAACAAAATTCCATGGCCTGATGAAATCCTTATCAGATTCTACACAGAATTTGCAGTCGATTTAGCCCATCTTTTAAATATAATCaactgtagatccctcaaacaaaaaactatgcTCAGTACTTGAAAAAAGTGTAGGTCAGCCCTGTCTACAAAAAGGTACcataagtgatccacaaaactgttgTCCAATatgcttgacatccatttgttgtagaatcttggaatatATACTGAGCACAAATATAAAAAGGTATCTCAAACAGTGGTATCTCTTCCATACCAACCATCATGGATTCCAAAAatactgatcatgtgaaacccaacttctaCTTTTCTCACACAACATCCTGAAGACCATAGATCAAGACAGTCAAGTGGATGCAGTATATCTCATTTTCCAATAAGCATTTGACTGAGTACTGCATCTGCACTTATTACCAAAGTACCATTGCATGGGGTGTCAAGGGAAATTTGTGTCTGAACTGAGTATTTTTTTGCAGGAACGACACAGTATGTTATCATCGATGCAGTGTCATTGACAGACATAGAAGTACCTTCAggtgtgcccctgggaagtgttTTGGGGATCTTGTTGttcatgttctatattaatgatcttgtggatgatgttaacagtaacctcagactttttagagatgatgcagttatctgtaatgaagtgctatctgaaagaagatgatcttgataggatttcagagtgttgcaaagattggcaacttgctttaaatgttcaggaatgtaaaattgtgcatgtgGCAAAATGAAGACAAGTGATGTGTTATGACAACAATAGCAATAAGTCATAGTTGGAACTGTTACCCTCatgcaaatatctgggtgtaacattttgtagtgatatggaatggaatgatcacatagactctgTCACAGGTAAAACTTGCGACAAACTTCAATTTATTTGTAGAATACTAGCGAAATGCAACCACTCTACAGAGGACATTGCTTATAAGTCACAAGCATgacacatcctagaatactgctcgtgTACGTGGGACCCATACGAAATAGGATTTACAGGggatgttgaatgtatacagagaagtgcagtgtgactggtcacaggtttgtctcacCCTtgggagtgttacagagatgctgaagaaacagaactggcagacacttgaagatacacACAAACTATTCTGGGAAAGCCAACTCTCAAAGTTTCAAGAaactgctttaaatgatgactactACAGTGCATTGCTCCCGTAGGGTCTGTGAGGACAAGGCTACATTAATTACACTGCTTATAGAGGCATTCAAActgtcattcttcccgcactccacacatgaatggaacaggaagaagccctaataactagtacaatgggaaaTATCCTCTGCAACGCACTTTATTATGATTtgtggagaatggatgtagatgtgctACTGTTATTAGGACAGATCTGTAAACTTCTTTTTAACAACTGGGCTCATTCTTGGTAAAAAGACTTTTCACTTTGTAGTAAAATGAAGAGGTGGTCAAAGCAATGACTCATAATAATATATTTTCTTGATTcacattttctcaggaaacgcAGTTATCTGTAGGAACAAATCATTTCTTGTGTAAAAAGGAACCTGGATATTTCTCTGAAAGTTTCTCAAATGATACTTGTCATTAAAACATTCAATAACTGGTGGTATCATTTGCATTGCAGTTATCTCAACATTTCATTGCTGAATTGTCATTTGTGTTGATGCTAgtatttgaaaatgtgtgttttgatCATGTGGCTGAAAAATGATATAGTGCAGAAGGAACTCATTGCTACCTtcacattaaaattttcattctcCAGTATGATGTGGGTGTACAAggggttgtaataaaattttgataaTCACTTTGAGAAAATGAAGTTCTGTAATTAATTTTTGGTTTCCTTACAGATACATGACTGCAGAACTGAATTTCACTGACATCCTCAGCTACAGTATCATAGCATGTCACTAAGGAGCCAAAATAAAATGGTGCGTGCCATATCCAGGTACTGAGGACGCTTCAAATGAAGTCCCTCCCACCCTCCTGCCCACCCCCAACCTCCCACTCCCACTACATGTGCATGACCAGGAAACTTGATAGCAATTGACAAATGTGCTGGGCAAGTACACATTATTTTGATGTTATTTCCCAATAAGCTTCAAGTGAGACTAtcttctccccgctgtatcagtGGGCTCCTATTTCAGTGTGTACAAGGACTAGAGAAATGCACTTGCTAATTAACAAAAATTAATAACATACTGGTAACTTTATTTTTTGAattgataattaaaacttcatggcTACCACTCATATTTAAATGGACGTTTGAAGTCTCACGTTTTtaatcaataaaaattaattacGATTAAGGTGCACACTCACCTGAAGCATGGTGACAAAGTAGACGTCGTTCCTTTCAAGCATTTCCTGGATGAACTTGATGAGCTCATCCTTGAATTCCTTCTTGCTCTTGAGCCAGGAGGCATGGAAGTGCAGGCCGAGAGGGGCACGGTTGGAGTTGAAGTGCCTGTTGAAGTTGTGCCTGAGGAGACGGGCGAACTGCTCTCCAGTCTGGATGTTGGAGCAGGAGTCGACCATGTGACAACCGGGCAGCGACTCGTCGAACGTGGGGTCATCTCTGCGGTCCAGCTCGTTCATCACCATCTCCCAGACCGGGTGGCTACGGCTGGGGCAGTTGTGGGCGTTGCCGTTGCACTTGTGCGGCATGCGGAAGTACAGCGTGTACGGCCAGATGGGCACTCGGCCGAGCGGCGCCGTGATGGACGCGTCGTACACGAAGAACTGGTCGGCCATCATCTCGAACTGCTTGTTGCCGCCGACGCGCAAGTAGGGCGCGCGCATGCCGATGATGGAGCCGTCCGTGATGTTGGCGAAGCGCTCGACGATGAGGCGGGCGCCGGCCATCTCAGCCAGCCAGTCGTCGTacgaaccctgaggaagaacaacAGACGGTGTCAGCTAGCTGTCCTGAACGCGCACGTAATAAACAGAAGTGCGCGTGGTGGAGCTATTAATTTACAGTGTACCACCATTCGGGGACAAGATACCTATTACGAAAGATTGACTTCAGctttcacagaaaccagactgtgagTCGAAGGACATAAAAGTAATAGTTGAAAAGTAAGTGAGAGTGTTGTAGTCTATAACTAATGTTATTCAGTCCGCAGACTGAAACAGTAAtacaggaaaccaaagagaaatttggatacGCAGAAGGAAATAAATACTTCGAGATTCGCctatgaccttgtaattctgtcagagacgccaaAAGACTTGGAAGATCCATTTAACAGAATGATTAATGTATTGGAAAGAGAATACAAGATTACTGTTACGAAAACTGAGACAAAGTCTAATGGGATGTgccaaagtagtatatgagttttgaaTATTTGGGAATGAAAATAACTgccaatggctgaagtagagaggatttacaATGCATGCTGGCaatagcaataaaaatatttctcaaaaacatgaatttgctGACATCGAGTATAAATCAACGTGTTTGGAAAAAACCGCTTAATCTTGCGGCGCGAAACAAATAACTCAATGTCACGTAACTGATCAGTTTTTGCTTTGGActtatttttatgtattgtgtttACAAAGCTTAACACAAAAATCGTGATAGCGAGCCGTATTATAACAAATGAACAATTATTTCCTGTAGTATGTATAATCGCTCAAACGGTAACAGATCCGAATGCAGCTTATGGCTAATTACACAGATTATTGCCTATTCACAACTTCCAACTCTTGCATAATACGTTATATGTTTAACTTTTGCAAGAATATCGTTATCGCCTGATGTTAGTGTCTTGGGCTGGCAGCTACTAAAACAGTCACTTTTCGCTGCAGCAGgaccttctcttgaaatttcagtcaccaactttttcttcagagcgtgaaaatattttgttggcacccacctacgtagggagaaataaccATCAtcgtaaaataagaggaatcaaagCTCGCGCgggaagatttaaatgttcgtttctcccgcgcgctgttcgagaatggaacggtagaaaagtagtttaacggttgttcgacgaaccctctgtcaggcacttaattgtgaattgcagagtaatgatttaGATGCAGACGAACTAGGATTGACTGTAAAGAGAGGTGTGTACAAATCACGAAATTTTGTCGTGTTTAACGATTCGCTTTACACTTGTGTAGCGCGGCCACTTCCAAGTTTAACGGCATATCAGGCGATACATTTCATGCCCTAGCAGATTTTGTATTGTTGAACAAGAGGACGAACGTTAAATGTGTATCAAGGCATGCTCTGGGCTATTATGTTTTTCTCCGtaactcgtaaaaaaaaaaaaaaaaaaaaaaaaaaaaaaaaaaactagcgcgCCATATCAGCACCTACAACTAAATTTTTCTGCACGACGTCGTTACAGAGAATGAAATTATGCAAAAGCGGAAAAACGCTACACTCCTGCTCTGGACTGTCGTTACATGGATTgtgattgtgaagtttgttttattttgtccatAGGTTCCATGAACTTCTTGGGACGCATATCAGTTGGATTCACCGAGCGAATCTGCGAAGTGGTAAAACAGTGGatcagtatccagaatgagattttcactctgcagcggagtgtgcgctgatatgaaacttctggcagattaaaactgtgtgtccgaccgagactcgaactcgggacctgtgcctttcgcggggaagtgctctaccaactgagctaccgaagcacgactcacgcccggtactcacagctttacttctgccagtatctcatctcctaccttccaaactttacagaagccctcctgcgaatcttgcagaaccgggcgtgagtcgtgcttcggtagctcagttggcagagcacttgcccgcgaaaggcaaaggtctcgagttcgagtctcggtcgggcccacagttttaatctgccaggaagtttcagtggatCAGTATTTTGGAGGAAGGCGGTTCAAACGCCGTCTAGCTAGCCAGCTTTAGGTTTTCCTTATCTCCATAAAACCACTTACtgtgaatgccgggatggtgcgTTTGAAACGGTTTGGCAGATTGATttccccaatctgagcttgtgtttcGTCTGTAATGACCCAAATGTCGTCGGGACGCtaagccctaatcttccttccttttccagGTGGCTTTGCGTCAGCTATCTCTGAAAAACCTCCACCTCTTAAAcgttgcatcttcttctttttttttaatacacttAAAATTGCCAGTACTGGCGATGCTTCCTACAgggatggcaaaaaaaaaaaaaaaaaaaaaaaagtagtgctcGTTCGTTGTAGGCTACAAATCTCGGATCTCGGGAGCAAAAGACAGAGGAAAGTGTTGCGTGACAGGCGGTGGGGCGCGTTTGCTGGAATCGCGTGCCGCTAAACGCACAGCTGGCCCGCACGCGCCGCTGGCTCTGCGGTTGCCCGGCCTGGGAAGTGGGACGCACGCCTTGGCGCCTCTGAGCTCGGAGGGACCGCGAGACGTGCAGCCAGACCGCTGAGCTACGTCGCGCAAGTGCCCTACTCACACGCACTTATTCCTGTTCCTAATTAACTAACGGCTGCGGCACTTTCGTCCACGTGGGGGGACAGTGGTCTGTCTCCTGGTTGCTGATTAGCCCTCACATGGTATGAGCTCAGGAAAAACGTACTATATGTATGGGGCCTCTTTTGACTCCAAGGTGATCCTAGCAGCTGTATGGAAGTACGTGTGCAGGCTTTCGTGggcgttgtcactaaagttaaaatctgggttgttaggccgcgtcacattcgctctaaaataatcgacgtttcgacctctctgctgggatcgtcttcaggatcttccggtgtccactcttactagaacactgtcagagactagTGTCGCGTTAATTCTCTGCGTATTTGCTGGATTCTTTCTCGAAGAAGTGCTTGGCTCACCGaggagatcctgaagaagatcccagcagaggggccgAAACGCCGATTATTTTAGacgaaatatgacgcggcctaacaacccaggaGATTTTAACTTTATatggaaataaaatgtaaaatatttcctGAAAAACAATATGACTTATAGTGAGGCCTATGCGCACTGTTGAAATTGTTGCACGCTATAATTAAGGCGTTTCCCTTGATTTATTTGCCTTTATTCAGCAGATTTTCCGGTATAAAGTTGTGCATTTGTCAGGTAACTTGTCACTCAATCTACGACGGTGCACACTTCTATGCtgtactgtccaggtttcgaaggaATGTACACCTTGAATGGACACCGTCCCCTCAAAGCACACAGGTGCTCATCAACCGTAATATAAGGACCGTGGATATAAGACGAAATGCATACATCAATGAAAATTTCTAGCACGGCCCACGTAGGTTCAGCTTTTGATCCAGAACctgctttttctttctcctcttgcAAGTTTATCATCGAACCGGACGCGCAGCTGAATACAATTGTCATTGTTGTTCGAAAACGGGTAAGTCATACTCATCTGTTCGAAATTCGCTCAAAGGTTTCCAACGTACCATGTGTGAACCAGTTATTATTAGTAGACCAAAGCATCCCTGTAGTTATGTACGGTCACGTTCAATTCTGCGTTCAAGATATGGGTGTAGAATTTTACGTCTTTTGCACGACTATTAGTATTGCTGTTACACCCTGCATGCGATCAGTGATAAAAAGTCTGAGACAATGTGCCCTTGTCTGAATTTGTAGTCTGAGGTGACGTGGAATAAGCGTAGTTTcacgtattacactcctggaagcCTCCTTGTACACGTCATATGTTATCTGTCCACTTCTGAATGCAAAAGTAGACCCACTAGTTTCCTGAATACCACTATCGTCTTTTGCACGTTCATTAACGTTCATCTCATCTCCGATCTGTATATCTTCCTGTCACACCTACATCAGTATCGCTGTCATCTCCATTTCCAAAATTTGATTCATTGTCATTATCACTTTTATGTATATATGCTAAAACCTGCTCGAGCCTCTAGACCCTTTCAAAGCGTATATCATGATCCATTACGAGTAAACTATAATACCACGAGTTAGTCCAACAAAACGTAATTCCTAACCCTGAATTTGTTCCAAACATGCGTGTGTATGTATTTTCTACGAATTAattaaaacaatggacaaagaaattttgattgagaAGGTGCACTGTTGTCAAGTTTTTATTTTCGTAATAAAACTGAAATATAACATTGAAAATCACATATCATACCTGGGGCATCTCCTGACCCGCAGGAAAAATTTCTAATTATTGTACCATGAACCGTGATATAACCGCTAATGTTTTGCCCGTTTATTATAAAAAGGCCTAAAAAGCATATCTTGAGGATAAGAACCCTATGTCCACGGTAAAACTCTTTCTTTGTAGTTAAAATAGCCTTGGGGTCGAAGAAGACCACAGACTACCAACCAAGGGTTAAGGCTTAACGGAACAGTACATTTCTCCACCGGCTGTTGATGTCGACGCTAGTAATCGGAGTCATTATTACTTCAAATAGTTCGACAACTGTTCCTACGATGCTGAATGAAAGTATTTACTGCTCACGGTCACGTCGAAGCCGATGTTTCATTTACAGTTGTTAACATAATAGGAAAACGGCCTGTTAGGTGCTTCAAATTTGATGTTTCTTCCGCACATGTGCGAACTTTTGAACAAATCCGACAGATGCCAAAGTCGTAGTCAaacatcaaaatggcgtctacgcaAGACACTCGTTACAAACAATGTGCTGAAATTGAACTCTTGGCTGCGAAAAAAGGATCCGTGATTAACATTGAAAAACGTTTTTGTGCAGTCCATGGTAATGATACAGTAGAGAGGAGTACTGTTGGACGACGGGTAAAGAGACTCCAACTGTCAGGAAGTACAGAAACTGATCTCCATGATTGGCCACGTTCGGGACGTCTCATGGTAGCCACAGCACACAACATGGTGAATCGCGAAGATGTCATAATTCGTGCAGACCAGCGCATCACACCTCCACAAATGGTTCTACAGCTATTGGTGAGCATTAGAAGTGTGAATGCAGTAATTGATGCTCTCGAATATTCAAAGGTGTGCTCCAAATGGATTACACGAAGACTCGCAACGGACTACGAGATTCAAAGAAAGCGATTTCATCTGAACTGGAGGAGCAGTTTGAGGCCAATGGAGAGGCCCTTCCGTTACGGAACGTTACAAGGTGAAGAAACCTGGGTGCCTcattttgaaccggaaacaaaacattcACTGGAGTGGCACCACCAAGAACCACCAAAACAAATGAAATTCAAGCCAGCTTCCTGCGCTGCAAAGTCATGATAGTGATGGTGTCGTTCTCGTAGATGTGTTGCCAAAATGGTTAATGGTCATTGCTTCATCCACTTTACAGCCCAGACCTGCCGCCCCCGGACTTTCATCTGTATGGCCCAAATAAGGATTCTCTACCTGGTACACACTTTCAAAATAATGACAGCGTAATTCTTGCTGTGAAAACTTGGCTGCGAGCACAGGGTAACAGCTTTTACCAACAGGCAATACATGCTCTTACACAGTGCTAACGTAAGGTCATAGAACGAGGTGGAGAGGATTGATAAAATTGTATGTGTAATGGAAATGTTGACtgatattggcaccaaatttctacatctgaagaataaaaatgttcagCGAAAAAAGTGGAGGGGCATTATTCATTGAACGATGCTGGTAGTTTCAGCGTAATCATAAGAGTTTCTCGCGATTCAGGACACGAGTACAGAACGAAATCAGTGCCATGGATCAGGGCCTAGATGGAAAACACCATTTCTTACCGCTAAATGTAATGAATGTATCTAGCAGACCACCCTCTTCTCCTACCATAAGCAGGGAGAGGAAATAATTTCATCCACTACAAACTATTATTTTTTGGGAAGTCTTTAACTGTGTCAacaataatttaaataataaagttGATGCACATGTATGTTTTTTATCACACGTAACACAACACGTTTCCggaatttatttgcattttcgagTGCTGTGAGAGTTTGCATATTTTTCGGATCTTCTACCCGTGTGTGTGGTGTTCTGCCCCCGCTTTTTGTAGTCGTCTCTTTTATATTCTTAAGATTATTTTGCCTCGCTCACGATGCAGAAATTCGCACTCCCCAATTTCACAGTACTCAAATCTGGAAACAGATTATTGAAACGCGTTGTGCTAAACATGACAAAGAAATATATTTCTGCTGGGTACGGGGACCTGTTGGAATCCGCAGCAACGAAATGGCAGGTGCAGCAGCTAAACTGGCACGTAAGAGAAACAAGTCACCTCTTCGCTTTCAGCAGTATTACTGGGGAAAGCTATAGTCACGGACAGATGGGAAGGGGAATGGCGTTAAGTGGATGGGATGAAGCTCTGATTGGTTAAACCAAGCATCCGACCGTAGAGCAAGACGAAACAAGGCGAGAGGGAGAGAGTAGCTCGCCCCCTCGTAAGGCAGTGGCTGGCCTTCAGCCAACGGAATCCTCCTTCGACAAGAAAAGTCTCCTGTGTATGGCGCCTGTGGTGTTAATGTAACTATGTG of Schistocerca serialis cubense isolate TAMUIC-IGC-003099 chromosome 2, iqSchSeri2.2, whole genome shotgun sequence contains these proteins:
- the LOC126458556 gene encoding chitin deacetylase 1 isoform X2, translated to MARTTTSWLALLLLVGAATALTRVRRQDDGAEADDQSIDELCDQRPPDEYFRLSTDGDCRDVVRCTKSGIKQISCPSGLAFDVEKQTCDWKGKVQNCNQLEKPRKVLPILKTDEPVCPEGKLSCGNGECIEKELFCNDKPDCKDESDENACTVETDPNRAPDCDPTQCVLPDCFCSADGTRIPGSIEPNQVPQMITLTFNGAVNVDNIDLYEEVFNGQRNNPNGCQIRGTFFVSHKYTNYSAVQDLHRRGHEIGVFSLTHKDDPNYWTQGSYDDWLAEMAGARLIVERFANITDGSIIGMRAPYLRVGGNKQFEMMADQFFVYDASITAPLGRVPIWPYTLYFRMPHKCNGNAHNCPSRSHPVWEMVMNELDRRDDPTFDESLPGCHMVDSCSNIQTGEQFARLLRHNFNRHFNSNRAPLGLHFHASWLKSKKEFKDELIKFIQEMLERNDVYFVTMLQVIQWMQNPTELTGLRDFQEWKEKCDVKGQPYCSLPNACPLTTRELPGETLRLFTCMECPNNYPWILDPTGDGFSVKK